The genomic interval CACCTTATTTAACATACTATATCCACCAGTCTTCGAGCCATCACCACGTTGTCTATACGTGGCATGCCTGTTTCCAACAGGGGTATAACTGGAGCCGCTGTCAGAGCTTGCGTAACCTTCACTTTTCTCACGTTTCGACTCCGCAGCTGCGGAATTGCTCATAGTTTTGCTAGTAATAATATTACCAATTTCTCGTCCCCGCGTTATTTTGCCTTCATTATCAGAAAAATGGCCGGAATCGTGACTTCCTGCTAAGCTTCGCTGACTCCTGCCATCTTCATTTTCGATGCAGTTTATACATTCAGTGGTATCCGGAAGAGTTTGGTTGCTCACCGTATTGACGAGATCGCAGTGCAGTTCTTGCGTATTTTGATTATTTTCGTATAAAATGACAAGGTTTCCGTCCGGGTCGTGCGTTGTGTAGACATTGTCGCCAACGATGTCAATTTTTGCATTGTGCGTTGCAACTTTGATAGCATTTATGCTTTTGACATTAAAACTTATATAAGCTGATTCAACCGGCACAGGACAAATATACGGCGAATGTTTGAGTGACAGTTGTATATCAAGACCAGGCTGCCGGTACAACTCAAAGATGCAGAATTCCGGTTTGCTTGTTTCGATCTCCGTTTCAGTGATAGTTCGGTAGAAGTCCACCATTTCTGGATAGTTATGGACGTACAAGTTGATTCGTAAGTGTTCAGTGTTTGTAAGAACAGGGCAAGCAGCAAACAGCGGCAAGTCGTTGGCGAGTCGGAAGAATTCCTGTTTTGCTACAGGTTTGTTTGGTGCATTTCTGTTCTGCAATTCTACTTTATGGTGAAACTGCCATGGAGGCATAAGTAAAGCACGCTGTAGGTCACTAACACTCATCTCACCAGATtcctttgcaaacagcataatgcTAATGGCGGGCGTTACGAGGCGGCCAGTAATGTCACGCTTAGCAATTCCATCGTTGTACAAATGCTCACCAGGAATCTTTTCCTCTACGTCAACTATCTGCCTCGAGGGATCCACCCAGTCAATTAAAGAGCCTATAACACTGTCGAGAGATTCCATCTTATTCGGTGGCACAAGCAGAGTGACCCTACACTTATAAGCGTTCCCACTTTCTTCTATAAGATCGCCGGTCTGTCCGTCAGCCATTTCCGTAAAGCAATTTGATAATTAAAGTAACCCTGATTTAATCTAAACTTTTTATGTTATAACTCACTTTTATTCCAATAATTTCCCGGTTTGTTTACGATTATCCAAAAATATTTggtatcataaaaaaatatgtgtcaTCAATTATACATTCAAGCAATATATGAATTCTACGCCACATTAAGCGTGTTCGCCAGCATCTTAAAgtttatttctttgttatttGATAAACGCGCTCAACTTGGTACTGATCCTAATATGCGCTTTTGAAGTTTACCTTTTAAGTGCGACTAATCCTTGATTAACTGATGTATAAATCACACCGATCAAAcactaaattataaaataaagtcCCGTTCAAACAATTTAAGGAATGTGAGCACTAATTTATGAAAAACAATAAGACCGCTCTTGACGATCATCTGAAGAGAACTAAGGTGCTTGTTTTTTGTCTCGCTGTACACTGACGTAATCATCGAAGTTCTATACCTGGTCTTTATGTCCTGAACAATGGGTTACAATTGTACCAATTTATtgtgaacacacacacacattgtcATACTATACATCGTATGTTTCGCTAAATAAATATAAGGAGGAATACACGTTTAATCGCTTTATAAATACACGtccttttcaattattttaactGCTTTGCTCCGTGTGAAAAAAACCGTTCCCTTTCATAAAATGAGCATCAGCGtataaaattgttataataataCCTTAATCGCATACGAGTTACCAATAAACCTTTTGTAGTTTTCCAATACGAAAGTGTGAATATAAAAATTCGTCATAACATTTTTAATGCACTTTGATCCGCCGCTTTTAAGATTTATGATCCATAAAATTGCCTTTGTAGTTAGTGTTATTTGTCAAATTGTCGGGCTGTTTGTAACGTTAGACTATTCACAGTTACTCCTTCGCAAATATCAATTCCATTTACATCGCAGTTGTACAAGTATCGGATAATCCATTCACAATTATTTCAAAGTTAATTCTCATGTTCGGGTCTGCGTTAGAACGTCTTTGTTTGTGTGTTAATCTGCTGTTGAATCTTTATTGTCGGTATTCTATGTTTATTTCCACGCCCCAACTGTTTTCATCCGCACAAAGACACGCGTTTTTTTAAGCCACCCGTGAGAATGACACGCTTAATTATTCTGTATCTTGTGTCGTTCGTTTCATccatattaatttctatattcaTTTTGATTTATCTCAAATTCATACcagatttcaacaaaataaatttaaaaaaataaatacgatCTCACCATACCATTGTTTGACATTTTCCATCAATGCGCTTTATTAATCGTTTATAACATGCACACAGAGTTTCGTTCGATTCTTATGTAAGCTATAAATAAGAACGAAAGTAGATGCGTAATACATCAATTAgtatcttgtttttgttttaactagaGCATGTGACGGTGCATGGAAGCATCGCCAATTATTGTCCCATcacaaaaatcttatttaaaaaatcagtgtaataataattaaacaattgaCAAAACACCATTACCGTAACCTGATATTACTCATCAAACTATCCACGATGTATTATCCGTAAAAAAACGGGTTAATTAGATACATTCTGTGATGTTAATAGAGCGATACTTAAATGAAAGATGATAGTCAATGTCGCATCTAAGTCAAAGCCGCTTTAGTCAAGCATGAAAACAATTCGGATATATTCGGTAACCCGATTCTTTCCAAATAACGTAACGACAAAAACTAAGGCTTGATAATACAGGCCCGTATCCAGCCcctggcccccccccccccccgggctgGCTGTCGAGTTGGAAAGTTTTGCCTTTTTTCTCTCCTAAAAGAGCCCACAGTACGCTTTCCCTCAATATAAAACAGCAGATGTGCTTCATAGCCCCCGATAATCAAAGGGATTCGGATAATCCAtaggattagcgctaatttactcgccagtagATATAGGTCCATAGGCAATGTTTTCTGATCGCGTCGTACACAAATCCCCGATCGGCCAATTACGCCTTATGATCCTTAATGCTTTATCGATCCATGGTTGATGTAACTTTCGATCGGCAAAGGAAAGAGTAGCAGCGAATTGAAGCAACTGATAAAGGGGGGCATATGTCTGATAATTGCTGACGTAAATAAtatgtgaaaaacaaataatgttggagGCAGTGAGAGAGGTGATATGTATAAGAGTCATAAATTCGAACCAGTTAGTTTGTTTGTCTACATtgtaagtccaaggcccataacttaaaTTCAATGGGCCGTAATGAAATTCATACCTCAGCTGTAAGTCATATAGGTAGATTCACACACCATATCAGATCAATAACTTCACATGGAAAATGAAATGCTGGACAGATGAAGGAcagactgctatatgccaacctacaagggggggggggcatacaaatcagctcaatatctcaaaaagttgcgtaaaaaaactctggaaaacggttattatagagaaaacaattaagtccaatgcccataactaaagcaaaaatcaatggaccgggtCGGATTTCACACTTCATTTGTAGGTCATGTTGTTAGACTCACATACCATAAttcagctcaatatcttaaagcttGCGTACAAACCTCCGAAAAACGATTATTATAGAACAAATGTTGGATGGGAGTTATAGACGTTTGCGTTGGTAAATATCTGTGTTGATGACGTTGAAAGTTAAAATGTGCAGATGACaggcattttttttcttaaaactttTGAAGAGCTTGGAAATTGTAGACGAAAACACTATTATGGTTTGATGtaagtcatactttatgatacatttctcaATAAAggattttgattttcaaagtttgcgtTCCTTCTTCGTTTacataatatatttgtaaaatcttAACCTTAAAACAttggtgctgatttacttgttataaacataaatttgtaTCACAAAAGTTTGTTTTAGAATTAAAATATGCTTTGAAAAGTTCCAaactaaacaaatatatttggGAGGGTGCATCCCTCCCGCTTCGTCCTCGGTTGGGCACCCCAGTCAAAAATTATTGCGTACGGCCCTGGATAGAGGTATCTGCCATTTAATGGTTGTTTGATTAATATTtcttcaatataaatttataactTTTTAAACGCCTCGACGCATATTTCGTTGATTGTTACAGTTGAATTGAAGTATTGTGATACTTTTTAATGGATGCGCAAATACTGTAACACCAGTATACCGTAGCATTACAAGATAACCCACGAAGGATACATATTTAGCTGTCAATCGTTACACATAAAAAACATTGATTTGCCTTATGTTGATGGCAAATAAATCTTACcgatttctttaatttttaaatcGATCGAGGTGTACTTTTTGCTATGATTGAACCATACAATTAAAATTTGCATCACTAAGAAGCATGTTTACTATACAGGTGAGCATTTGGGATGTTTATATTTGCAAACTTGTAAAAACCTCTAAAATCGAAATATACTCAAATCGCATTCATAGTGCAATAACTTCAAGGGTGTTGATGGTAGCTTTTAACCCATTCATTTTAACCGAAGTGGCAATGGATTGAGACACGCCCCTTGTTTCAGACTGGTgactttataattaatttatattgacaaatgttgACAGCTCATTTTACGTGCaaaaactgtttcaataattgtatttacataGGCATTTACACTTATAGGAAGTGCTGTACTCAAACATACCTTCTATTTTGTCGGTACGGTAGTTGACCATTATTAgtataaaatagtaaaaaaaatcacaGCAGTAGGGTTGCAATTTGATATATTTGATTAGTGAACATTGTTTTTCTTTACTTTATTGTTAAAACATTCTCAAGTCATACGGTTgctatttttcatttgaaattgcGCACACTGTATATAGAAACGCGTACTACACAAAGAGTTGATACACACACGGCATTCAATTGTAACATGTTCGGCTTGCATgtagtattataaaatattgttaaatattcaGCCTTTATAAGTAACGTACTTTGGAATTCAGAATTCAGTTGTTACCAAATTGATAAGCAAAAACATTAGTGTCCACATCCGATATTATTACATGGACGTAAACAACTCACACGACATATAATTTATATCAATGCGCCAATATATCTAgtttttattatgaaaaatgaGATTAAATCAGgtatgaatgaaaacaaaatccataATAATATGCTTTTTTTGGCACCTCTCCTCTATGTGCGTCAGCGACTTACGTGGTTTCATTATTTGTCGCGATAGCGCAAGTTCGGGGGCATAATATGGCtttttgtaaaaatgacaaccatgACTGTTATTGTTTGCTATTGAAAACAAATCATTCGCCTATCGGTTCGAGACTGATCGCTTAAATTGGACCTGACGCAAATGAATGTTCAATCGAGCTTATGAATGTTGACTGTGTATGCAATTCCAACAATGAAGTTATAATCT from Dreissena polymorpha isolate Duluth1 chromosome 1, UMN_Dpol_1.0, whole genome shotgun sequence carries:
- the LOC127840590 gene encoding protein FAM124A-like, which codes for MADGQTGDLIEESGNAYKCRVTLLVPPNKMESLDSVIGSLIDWVDPSRQIVDVEEKIPGEHLYNDGIAKRDITGRLVTPAISIMLFAKESGEMSVSDLQRALLMPPWQFHHKVELQNRNAPNKPVAKQEFFRLANDLPLFAACPVLTNTEHLRINLYVHNYPEMVDFYRTITETEIETSKPEFCIFELYRQPGLDIQLSLKHSPYICPVPVESAYISFNVKSINAIKVATHNAKIDIVGDNVYTTHDPDGNLVILYENNQNTQELHCDLVNTVSNQTLPDTTECINCIENEDGRSQRSLAGSHDSGHFSDNEGKITRGREIGNIITSKTMSNSAAAESKREKSEGYASSDSGSSYTPVGNRHATYRQRGDGSKTGGYSMLNKVTKLRDKWGAVDGLNGTSNCISDGTEVRLVDNGTIKRTEYHSTNGVRKLVRSKYMNTVTIKHSTVYI